The window CGGCCTTTGCTTAAGGTGAAATCGCCATTTTGATGCTGCGGCGGATTGGCGGTAAAGACCAGATGCGCCAAATCCTGCCCAAGCTGCACATTCAGCAATGCTTCAAAATCAAAAGTTGTCCAGACATCGCCGTTTACCAGTATAAAAGGCTCAGTTCCCAGCAGCGGCAAGGCATTGATAATGCCCCCGGCGGTTTCCAGGCCTTCATCTTCACGGGTCCACAAAATCTTCACGCCGAACTTTGAACCGTCGCCCAACGCGCCAATCAGCACATCGGCCAGCCAGGCTGAATTGATCACAATTTCAGTCACGCCTATTTCTTTAAGCTTTTCAATATGCCAGACAATCAGCGGCTTGCCGCCCACTTCAAGCAGGGGCTTGGGCTTATACAGCGTCAAGGGGCGCATGCGGCTGCCTAGGCCGGCAGCTAAAATCATCGCTTTCATTATGCAGCTGCCTCATAAGCGCCGTATTTGGCTTCAAATTTCGGCATGACTTTAGCGCGCATAAACTGCATGAACGGCTGCAGTTCGGCATAAGGCTGGCTTTCTTCCAGCAAATACCACATCACGCGCGGCAAATCCTTCAAATAGCCTGACTTGCCGTCACGCTCAAACAGGCGCACAAAAATGCCGAGAATTTTAATGTGGCGCTGAACCGCCATAAAATCGGCATCTTTCTTAAACTGCTCAAAACTTCGGCCGTCTTTGGCGGATGCCGGAAGCAGATCATAGAAGGCCTTAAACCAGCTGTAGACGCGTTCAGGGCTCCACTGCACATAGGCGTCGCGGGTAATGGAAATCAGGTCATAGGTGTCTGCGCCAATCACGGCATCCTGAAAATCAATGACGCCCTGCTCCTGCTCGCCCGCCAGCGCCATCAGGTTGCGGCTGTGGAAGTCGCGGTGCACAATCACCTGCGGCTGGGCCAAAGCCGCGTTGGCTAAAATGGCAAAAGTGCGCTTAATCAAAGCGCTTTCATCGGCAGTCGGCGCAACCTGCAGTGACGGCAGCATCCAGTCAGTCAGCAGGGCCATTTCCGCCATCAGCTTTTCATAAGAATAGGCAGGGAAATGGCCTGTGCCGTCAACAGACTGCAGCTGAATCAGCTGCTTAAAGCTCTGCGCATAATGCGCATCTACAGTCGATTCATCCAGCAGGGAAGCCAGCAGCACATCGCCAAAATCTTCCAATAAAAGAAAGCCTTGCTCAAGGTCTTTGGCAGCGATATGCGGCACGCGCACGCCATGCGCATCAAAAAATTCGTCAATCGTCACAAAAGGCACACAATCTTCTTTTTCTGGAGGTGCATCCATGAGCATAAATGTTTTATTATTCAATTTGATTCGTGCATAACGACGGAAGCTTGCATCGCCTGCTAAAAAATTAATTTCAAATTGATCTGAACCAAGTACAGACGCAATCCATGATTGTATCGATTGTTCACGTTGTGTATTCATTTGCGATAAATTCTAAGACAGGCTGAGTTTTTAAAGTGCTAAGTGTAGCTACTTATCAACTTTTTCTCTATGATGCGACAATAATTAATTGCGATAAAGCATTCTTGGTTAATGAGACAAATGAAGCATCAGTTTAAATTTAATCCTTTAGCGACTGCGATCTTCACCCTTTTATGCGGCGGCTCGGTATCCAGCTATGCGGCATCGCCGGCTTTTGCCGAAGCTGACACAGCGCAATTAAAACAAGCAATTTCTGAGGCCTATCCCGGCCAGCAGTTTTTTGAACAGTATTATGTAGACAAGTCTGCGCCGGAAGCGCAGCAGCGCCAGGGCAGCCGGCTGAGCTCCGCCTACTGCCAAGGCGCATGGGTTACGCCAGTCGCGCCGGACGCCAAATCTATTCCAGCGGATCAGGTGACTTCTACCGTTACAGCGGATTACGGCCACTTTGACCCGAATGGCGACTCTGTGCTTGAAGGCAATGTGGTGATTGACCAGCAAGGCCGTCAAATCCGCGCTGACCAGATTAAAATTGATAAAACCCAGACCTACGCCAAAGCCTCCGGCCGCGTGCAAATGGCGCAGGCTGGCCTGCTCTCTCAAAGCGACTCTATTAACTACAATTTAAAAACCCAGCAGGGCGATTTAAGCAACAGCCTGTATATTGCCGAACAAAGCCATGCGCACGGCAGCGCTGCAAAAATTGCCCGCACTTCCGAACAGACCGTTGAGCTGGAAAATGCGACCTACAGCACCTGCCCGCCTGGCGAAACGCCAACCTGGAAAATTCAAGCCAATAAAATCAAGCTGAATCAGGAAACCGGGCGCGGCGAAACCACAGGCACCAAGCTGTATGTTAAAAATGTGCCGGTCATGGCCGTACCGTATTTCAACTTTCCGATTGATGACCGTCGCACTACAGGCATTTTGACGCCGAGCTTCGGCTTCACCAATGACGGCGGGGTTGAAGTTGGCGTGCCGGTTTATTTAAACCTTGCGCCTAATTATGACGCCACATTAACGCCGCGCTACATCAGCGACCGCGGCTCAATGCTGGAAGGCGAATTCCGCTATTTAACAGAAAACTTCGGCCAAGGCATAATCTGGGGCGGCTACCTGCCGTCTGATGAAAGCTACCGCGATGAAGACCGCAGCGACCTGCATTTCCTGCATCAGTGGAATATCAACAAGCAGTTTTCAACCAACTTAGAATACAACTACGCCTCAGATAAAGACTATTTCACCGACTTAAACAACAACCCGAACTCTAAAACAGATCTGAACCTGCGCCGCGCATGGGAGCTTAACTACAGAAACGGCATTCCCGGCCTAAAAGCGCAGCTGAAAGTTGAAGAATTCCAGACGCTGGATAAAACCGTTAAGGATGAAGACCGCCCTTACGCGCGCCTGCCGCAGTTCCTGCTGAATTACAAAAACGGCAGCCCTTTAGGCCTGCAATATGAGTTCAATCACGATACCGCGTACTTCAAGAAAGATATTTCCGACTTCAACAGCACAAGCGCGGAGCCTAGCGGCACGCGGATCTACAATGATTTCGCAGTCCGCTACAATCACCTCACGCCATGGTCTTTTGTCATTCCGGAAGTATCCGTCCGCAGCATCAACACTTTCTATGATCGGGACACCATCAACGCGCAGAACATCAGCTCTTCAAATGAAAGCAAATCGGTTGTTGTTCCGCAGTTCACTTTGGATACAGGCCTGATCTTTGAAAAAGATGGAAAATTCCTTCAAACCCTGACCCCGCGGCTGTTCTATGCCTATTCACCGTATAAAAATCAGGACGGCAGCCCGAACTTTGACTCGACCACAGCCTCCATCAATTATGACCAGCTGTTCAGCCCGCGCCGCTTTTACGGCCATGACCGGCTGGAAGACAACAACTTTGCATCGCTGGGCCTCAGCTACAGCCTGTTTGACAGCATTGGCCTGGAGCGCTTAAAAGCCGGCGTGGGGCAAAGCTTCTATTTCGAAGACCGCCGCGTAACGCTCAGCAATACCGCAGATGACTTTGACCGCGAGCGCCGCACAGGCCCGATTGTCAATTTATCCAGCCAGCTGTCGGAAAACTTCAGCGTCAGCGCGAACGGCGCCTGGATGTCTAACGGCGACAACGCCCAGCGCGACGTGCAGATGTACTACACCGGCAGCAAAGGCAATCTGTACAATCTGGGCTATTTCAACCGCAAATACCTGCCGAACCGCCAGGATGCCTACGATCAGGTGGTTGCATCATTCATCCAGCCTGTGGACAACAACTGGCGCATTATCGGCCATGCGCAGTACGACCTGGACAACAGCGTAGCGCGCGAATATCTGCTGGGCGTAAATTACGAATCCTGCTGCTGGGGCGTGTCGGTGTACGGGCGCTCTTACTATAATGACCTGGACAATGTGAATGATGACGGCGTCAGTCCAAAACGCGCAATTATGGCGGAATTCACGCTGAAAGGCCTGGGCGGCTTCAACAACAAATTCTCATCTCTGCTCGAAAACCGCATTCTAGGTTTTAAAAACATTAATCAAACTTGGACAGAACGTTAATGAAGACATTACAGTTAAAACGCGTTTTTAAAGCGACAGCGCTTGCTCTCTGCCTTTCCGCATCATTGCCGGCCTTTGCTGCTCAGCCTAAAGATGAAGTTGTAGCTGTTGTTGACAATAGCGTCATTCTGCGCAGCGATCTGGAACAGAGTATTGCCGAAGTCAAGCATCAGCTGCAGGCGCAAGGCAAAACCGCGCCGCCGGAGCAATTTCTGCAGCAGCAGGCGCTGGAGCAGCTGATTATCCGCCAGGCGCAATTAGAGCAAGTCAAACGCTACAATATCAAGCCAGATGAAAAAGGCCTGAATGAAGCAGTGCTAAAGGTAGCCAAGGATTCAGGCGCATCAAGCTTGGAAGCCTTTCAGCAGAAGCTGGATGCGATGGCGCCGAATACCTACGCTGCGCTGCGCGGCCGCATTGCAGAAGACTTGGCCATCAACCGCCTGCGCCAGCAAATTGTAACTTCGCGCATTCAAATCAGCGATTCTGACGTTAAAAACTTCCTGAACTCGCCGCAGGGCCAGGCTGCGGTCGGCAGCCAGGCGCATGTGCTGCATATGCGCATTTCAGGCGATCAGGCCGCCGCCGAAAAAACCGCAAAAGATGTCCAGGCTGAGCTGGCGAAAAGCAATGATGTCAAAGCCATTGGCCAGAAGTTCTCCACTAAAGCTGTGAAAGTTGAAGGCGCAGACATGGGCTACCGCAGCCTGTCGGACATCCCTGCTGAACTGGCGGCGCGTGTAAGCACCCTGCAGGCAGGACAGACCACAGAGCTGATTGCTGTCCGTGACGGCATTCATGTGCTGAAGCTGGTGGAGCGCAAAGGCGGCGACCAGAAAGCCATTGTGCCGCAGTTTCAGACGCGCCATATCCTGATTCAGCCTTCTGAAGTGGTCAGCCCTGAGAATGCGAAACAACTGATTGACAGCCTGTACAGCCGCATTCAAAAAGGCGAAGATTTTGCGGTGCTGGCGGCCACCTACTCCAATGACCCGGGTTCAGCGCGCGACGGCGGCAGCCTGGGCTGGGTAACGCCGGGTGTTATGGTTCCGGAGTTTGACAGCAGAATGAAAAGCACGCCTAAAGGCCAAGTAAGCGAACCGTTCCAGTCGCAATTCGGCTGGCATATCCTTCAAGTCACCGACACGCGCCAGCAGGACATGACCAAAGAATATCAGGAGCGCATGGCGCGCCAAATCTTAGGTGAACGCCAGTTTGATGCGGAATTGGACACATGGCTGCGTGAAATCCGCAATAATGCTTTTGTGGACATTAAAGACCCGAATCTGGACCGCAAGAAAAAGTAAATTTTAAAAGCCAGAATAAATAAAAAACCGGCGCCCGCGCCGGTTTTTTTATTCTGTGCAAATAAGCCGGAAAAAAAAGAGCCTCCCGAATGGGAGGCTCTTTTTCAGCGCTTAATTAACGGTTGTTTTCGTCATCTTGAGCATCTTCAAATTTAGGTTCGCCGTCAAAGCCTGCAGACTGGCCGCCGAAACCGCCTTGACCACCAAAGCCTTGGCCTTGACCGCCGAAGCCGCCCTGACCGCCGAAGCCGCCCTGACCGCCGAAGCCTTGGCCTTGACCGCCGAAGCCGCCTTGACCGCCGAAGCCGCCCTGACCGCCGAAGCCGCCCTGACCGCCGAAGCCTTGACCGCCGAAGCCGCCTTGACCTTGACCGCCGCCGAAGCCGCCTTGGCCTTGAGCGCTAGCAGGAGCGCCAGCTGGACGCGGGTTGCGCGCAGGAACAACGGTAGAAATCGCGTGCTTATAAACCATTTGGCTTACAGTATTTTTTAATAAAACCACATATTGGTCAAATGATTCGATATGACCTTGTAATTTAATGCCGTTTACAAGAAAGATAGAAACTGGAATGCGTTCTTTACGGAGAGAATTTAAGAACGGATCTTGTAAAGTTTGACCTTTAGACATGTTATAACTCCAAAAATAATTAAAAATCAGCGCAAAAACTGCCTTTATTTTTCAATTAAAAATTATAAAAAAGGCAGTAGCTAAATTTTGCTTTATCCGTAACAGTTTCGCAAGTCTTCTTGGGCCTGCTCTGCTGTAAAATATGTAGTAAATTTATGCCGTTCTTGCAAAGATCTTAACCAAGTATATTGACGTTTAGCAAGTTGTCGTGTCGCAAATAGCGCCTTATCCTCCATTTCACGCTGCTTTTCGCCACTTTGCTCACTATTTTGAAGAAATTCGAGTGCTTGGCGGTAACCTACAGAGCGCATTGAGGGCAGATTCTCATCTAAATCGTATTTTATCATCAGATTTTTTACTTCATTTAAAAATCCGATGCGCCACATAATTTCTAATCGTTTTTCTATGCGCTTATGCAATTCTATACGATCCGGCATCAAAGCATAATTATGAAATTTGTATCTATATGGTAAATTTTTAGGCTGCTCCGCCTGCAGCTTGGTAATCGGCTCGCCAGTCAGCTGATAGACTTCCAAAGCGCGGATGATGCGCTGCCTGTCGCTGGGCTTGAATTTCTGCCCCGCCAGCGGGTCTGCGGCGCACAGCTCGGCATATACGGCTTCCCAGCCGTCACGTTCCGCCCGGGCTTCGATTTCCGCCCGCACGGCATAATCCGCGCTGGGCAAATTGGACGACAGGCCTTCCAGCAGCGCCTTAAAATACAGTATGGTGCCGCCCACCAGAACCGGGGTTTTGCCGCGCGCATGCATATCATCAATCAGTGCGCTGGCGTCATCGACAAACTGGGCAGCCGAATAGACTTCCAAGGGGCTGATGATGTCGATTAAATGATGCGGATAGCGCGCCAGCTCCTCTTTGGTGGGCTTGGCGGTGCCGATATCCATATCCCGGTAAACCAGCGCAGAATCGACTGAAATCAGCTCAAAATTACCCTGCTCATACAGCGCGCATGCCAAAGCGGTTTTGCCGCTTGCAGTAGGCCCCATTAAATTGATGACAGGCAGTTGATTTGACATGTACAGCTACTCTCCCCGAGCAAATAATTTATCTAATTGAGCCAATGGAAATGCGCGCCATGTCGGTCGCCCATGATTGCACTGGCTGGCAAATTCGGTCTGCTCCATCTGCCGGAGCAAAGCGTTCATTTCAGACAGGCTTAACAGCCGGTGCGCGCGCACTGCGCCGTGGCAGGCCATGCCCGCCAGAATCTGATCGCGCTTCTGCAGCAGCCCCTGCGCCTGATCATTCGGGTCTAAATCATTCAGCAGTTCAGGAATCAGCGCGTCAAAGTCCGCCTTGTGCAGAATTGCCGGCACGCCGCGCACAATCACCTGCTCATCGCCATACTGGTCGATGTCCAGCCCTAAGCGCGCCAGCTGCTCTTTTAAGTCTTCAATCCGGGCGGCCTGCATCCGGCTGATGGCGACCACTTTAGGAATCAGCAGCTGCTGCGAAGTCCAGAACTCCGGCTTGTCCCAGGCGGCTTTCATCTGCTGCAGCACAATGCGCTCATGCGCGGCGTGCATATCGACAATAATCAGGCCTTCGGTATTCTGCGCCAGAATGTAAATGCCGTGCAGCTGCGCAATGGCGATGCCCAGCGGATGCTCATCCACTTTGGCTGCGATATGGCTTTCCAAAGAGGATGGATTCTGCAGCGCGTCTGCAGGCGCGTCACGCAAAGGCGCCAGATAGCTTTGCAGGGCATTGTTCAGCTTTTGCGAACCGGCATATTGTGACGCATAGCCGGAAGCATAGCTGCCGGAAGAGGCAGGCGCAGCATAGGAAACCTCCTGCGGCTGGGCCGCGCTGAAATCCGTCAGGCCATCGGCCGGCATGACTGCTGCCGGCTCAGGCGCCGGGGCAGCATCCGCCTGCTTATGCAGCTGGAACTGCTCCTGATGGCGCGGCTGCGGCTGATGCGCTTCCTGCACCAGCGCGCCTGCATCCGGCTTCATGGCGGATGACAAGTCCGCAGAGGCCGTTTGAAACTGCGATAAAACCGCTTTGGCGTAATGGCGCACAAACTCATGCACTTCGCGCTGGTTCAGAAAGCGGATTTCATGCTTGGTGGGATGCACATTGACATCAATATTTTCCGGATCGACCTGCAGGAACAGCAGATAGGCAGCATGCTGATGGCCATGCAGAATGCCGTCATAAGCCATGCGCAGCGCGTGCGAAATGGTCTTATCCTTCACAATGCGGCCATTCACATACACATACTGCACATCGGCCTGCGAGCGCGCATCGGAGGGATGGCCCAGCCAGCCGCTGAGGCGCATATTGACGCTGTCGGCATCCAGCCAGTAGGCATTTTCCGTAAATGACCGCCCAAGCAGCTGCTGCACGCGCTGGAAGCGCAGCGCACCGCTGTCTGCAACCGGCAGATTCAGCTTGATGCTGCTGTTGTGCTCCAGCACAAAGCGGATGTCAAAATGCGTCAGCGCCAAGCGGCGGACGATTTCTTCAATATGGCCGAATTCCGTGCCCGGCTTCTTTAAAAATTTGCGCCGCGCAGGCACATTGAAAAATAAATCCTGCACCCGGATTTGCGTGCCTTTTTGCGCTGCAACCGCCTGAATCTGCTGATGATCAAAGGCGGTGCCGTTGACTTCAACCTGATAGCCCACGCCTTCATCGGCTTGGCTGCTGGTCAGGGTCAGGCGCGACACAGCGGCAATCGAGGCCAAAGCTTCGCCGCGGAAGCCCAGGCTGACGATTGCATGCAGGTCATCGGCGGTCTGGATTTTGCTGGTGGCGTGGCGCATCACCGCCAAAGACAAATCATCCGGATGAATGCCGCGGCCATTGTCAATAATTTCGATCAGCGTGCTGCCGCCCTGCTCAACACGGATGATTAATTCCGTTGCGCCGGCATCAATGGCATTTTCCAGCAACTCCTTAACCACCGAAGCCGGGCGCTCAATCACTTCGCCGGCGGCGATCTGGTTGGCCAGCGCCGGATCCAGCGTGCGGATGCGGCGCATGCTGCGCTCTTCCATCATGCGAAGCGGCGCTCCAAAGCCTGCTGCAAAGCTTCGGAAGAGAAGCTTAAAGCCGCAGTGCGCGCCAGATCATCTTCCGATTTTTCAATATTGATGATCAGATCCGCCTTTGGAATTTCATCGCCGCCTTTGGACGGCCATTCAAACAGAAACAGCGCATCCGGCGTTTCCAAATAATCGCGGATGCCCATCAATTCAAGCTCATAGGGGTCATTCAGGCGGTACAGGTCGAAATGGAAAATATCCTTGCCGTGAATGCTGTACGGTTCAACCAGCGTATAGGTCGGGCTTTTCACCGCGCCCTGATGCCCCATGGACTGCAGCCAGTAGCGCGTCAGCGTGGTTTTGCCTGCGCCCAAGTCGCCAATTAAATAAATAACGCCTGCGGTAAAATGCTGCGCCAAAACTTGCGCCAAGTTTTGCGTATCTTCTTCATTGTTTAAAACCAGATTAAATGAATACTGCATAATGCCCGCGACATGAACTTAAAGAGCAAATATGATAGCATCGCGGGGCCTGAAAAGCCTATTGCCCCAGCCCGGATTGTGCATTTTTTACTGCGCCGGCCGCCCAACTTCAAATCAATCAAAGTGCTGACATGAACCCTGCAGAATTTACCCCGCCCATGATCAACGGCGTCAGCGCCAGCAAAGTTTTCCTGCAGCCGGCGGCTGCGGCCTTTCCGACCGTCTACGCCTGCCTGTGCGCGCAATTTTCGCATATTGAACAAGCGGAATGGCTGCAGCGCTTTGAAGATGGACTGGTGTATGACGCTGCCGGCGCAAAGCTGAATATTCACAGCCCCTTTCAGGCCGGCAGCTGCGTATTTTACTACCGCTTTCTGGCGCATGAAATTCATGTGCCTTTTCAGCATCAGATCCTGTTTGAAAATGAGCACTTGATGGCGGTTGATAAGCCGCATTTCCTGACCATGAGCCCGACTGGCCAGTATGTGCAGGAAACCCTGCTGGTTCGGCTGAAAAATCAGACCGGCTTGCAGGATTTAAGCCCCATCCACCGCCTGGACCGCGAAACCGCCGGCGTGGTGCTGATTTCAAAATGCCCGCAATCGCGCGGCGCATACCAGCAGATGTTCGCCGCGCGCAGCGTGCAGAAAACCTACCATGCTATTGCGCCC is drawn from Acinetobacter sp. WCHAc010034 and contains these coding sequences:
- a CDS encoding pseudouridine synthase, translating into MNPAEFTPPMINGVSASKVFLQPAAAAFPTVYACLCAQFSHIEQAEWLQRFEDGLVYDAAGAKLNIHSPFQAGSCVFYYRFLAHEIHVPFQHQILFENEHLMAVDKPHFLTMSPTGQYVQETLLVRLKNQTGLQDLSPIHRLDRETAGVVLISKCPQSRGAYQQMFAARSVQKTYHAIAPYAPELNFPHTARLKMENGQPFYTMQVQDGKPNSETEIQLLQHSQAWAKYLLKPHTGKKHQLRVHLSHLGLPIKNDAFYPAVQHKADDDFSAPLQLLAKHIAFKDPITLQDMHFSSQQELTL
- a CDS encoding peptidylprolyl isomerase, with translation MKTLQLKRVFKATALALCLSASLPAFAAQPKDEVVAVVDNSVILRSDLEQSIAEVKHQLQAQGKTAPPEQFLQQQALEQLIIRQAQLEQVKRYNIKPDEKGLNEAVLKVAKDSGASSLEAFQQKLDAMAPNTYAALRGRIAEDLAINRLRQQIVTSRIQISDSDVKNFLNSPQGQAAVGSQAHVLHMRISGDQAAAEKTAKDVQAELAKSNDVKAIGQKFSTKAVKVEGADMGYRSLSDIPAELAARVSTLQAGQTTELIAVRDGIHVLKLVERKGGDQKAIVPQFQTRHILIQPSEVVSPENAKQLIDSLYSRIQKGEDFAVLAATYSNDPGSARDGGSLGWVTPGVMVPEFDSRMKSTPKGQVSEPFQSQFGWHILQVTDTRQQDMTKEYQERMARQILGERQFDAELDTWLREIRNNAFVDIKDPNLDRKKK
- the murU gene encoding N-acetylmuramate alpha-1-phosphate uridylyltransferase MurU; this encodes MKAMILAAGLGSRMRPLTLYKPKPLLEVGGKPLIVWHIEKLKEIGVTEIVINSAWLADVLIGALGDGSKFGVKILWTREDEGLETAGGIINALPLLGTEPFILVNGDVWTTFDFEALLNVQLGQDLAHLVFTANPPQHQNGDFTLSKGRAYTFDQAHSGEALTYSGIAVIDPAMFDGLEAGKRPLAPLLKQAMLDGRISAEKMQAAWVDVGTPERLTALDLQIREGMYA
- a CDS encoding LPS-assembly protein LptD; the protein is MKHQFKFNPLATAIFTLLCGGSVSSYAASPAFAEADTAQLKQAISEAYPGQQFFEQYYVDKSAPEAQQRQGSRLSSAYCQGAWVTPVAPDAKSIPADQVTSTVTADYGHFDPNGDSVLEGNVVIDQQGRQIRADQIKIDKTQTYAKASGRVQMAQAGLLSQSDSINYNLKTQQGDLSNSLYIAEQSHAHGSAAKIARTSEQTVELENATYSTCPPGETPTWKIQANKIKLNQETGRGETTGTKLYVKNVPVMAVPYFNFPIDDRRTTGILTPSFGFTNDGGVEVGVPVYLNLAPNYDATLTPRYISDRGSMLEGEFRYLTENFGQGIIWGGYLPSDESYRDEDRSDLHFLHQWNINKQFSTNLEYNYASDKDYFTDLNNNPNSKTDLNLRRAWELNYRNGIPGLKAQLKVEEFQTLDKTVKDEDRPYARLPQFLLNYKNGSPLGLQYEFNHDTAYFKKDISDFNSTSAEPSGTRIYNDFAVRYNHLTPWSFVIPEVSVRSINTFYDRDTINAQNISSSNESKSVVVPQFTLDTGLIFEKDGKFLQTLTPRLFYAYSPYKNQDGSPNFDSTTASINYDQLFSPRRFYGHDRLEDNNFASLGLSYSLFDSIGLERLKAGVGQSFYFEDRRVTLSNTADDFDRERRTGPIVNLSSQLSENFSVSANGAWMSNGDNAQRDVQMYYTGSKGNLYNLGYFNRKYLPNRQDAYDQVVASFIQPVDNNWRIIGHAQYDLDNSVAREYLLGVNYESCCWGVSVYGRSYYNDLDNVNDDGVSPKRAIMAEFTLKGLGGFNNKFSSLLENRILGFKNINQTWTER
- the tsaE gene encoding tRNA (adenosine(37)-N6)-threonylcarbamoyltransferase complex ATPase subunit type 1 TsaE, which produces MQYSFNLVLNNEEDTQNLAQVLAQHFTAGVIYLIGDLGAGKTTLTRYWLQSMGHQGAVKSPTYTLVEPYSIHGKDIFHFDLYRLNDPYELELMGIRDYLETPDALFLFEWPSKGGDEIPKADLIINIEKSEDDLARTAALSFSSEALQQALERRFA
- the mutL gene encoding DNA mismatch repair endonuclease MutL yields the protein MMEERSMRRIRTLDPALANQIAAGEVIERPASVVKELLENAIDAGATELIIRVEQGGSTLIEIIDNGRGIHPDDLSLAVMRHATSKIQTADDLHAIVSLGFRGEALASIAAVSRLTLTSSQADEGVGYQVEVNGTAFDHQQIQAVAAQKGTQIRVQDLFFNVPARRKFLKKPGTEFGHIEEIVRRLALTHFDIRFVLEHNSSIKLNLPVADSGALRFQRVQQLLGRSFTENAYWLDADSVNMRLSGWLGHPSDARSQADVQYVYVNGRIVKDKTISHALRMAYDGILHGHQHAAYLLFLQVDPENIDVNVHPTKHEIRFLNQREVHEFVRHYAKAVLSQFQTASADLSSAMKPDAGALVQEAHQPQPRHQEQFQLHKQADAAPAPEPAAVMPADGLTDFSAAQPQEVSYAAPASSGSYASGYASQYAGSQKLNNALQSYLAPLRDAPADALQNPSSLESHIAAKVDEHPLGIAIAQLHGIYILAQNTEGLIIVDMHAAHERIVLQQMKAAWDKPEFWTSQQLLIPKVVAISRMQAARIEDLKEQLARLGLDIDQYGDEQVIVRGVPAILHKADFDALIPELLNDLDPNDQAQGLLQKRDQILAGMACHGAVRAHRLLSLSEMNALLRQMEQTEFASQCNHGRPTWRAFPLAQLDKLFARGE
- a CDS encoding aminoglycoside phosphotransferase family protein; translated protein: MNTQREQSIQSWIASVLGSDQFEINFLAGDASFRRYARIKLNNKTFMLMDAPPEKEDCVPFVTIDEFFDAHGVRVPHIAAKDLEQGFLLLEDFGDVLLASLLDESTVDAHYAQSFKQLIQLQSVDGTGHFPAYSYEKLMAEMALLTDWMLPSLQVAPTADESALIKRTFAILANAALAQPQVIVHRDFHSRNLMALAGEQEQGVIDFQDAVIGADTYDLISITRDAYVQWSPERVYSWFKAFYDLLPASAKDGRSFEQFKKDADFMAVQRHIKILGIFVRLFERDGKSGYLKDLPRVMWYLLEESQPYAELQPFMQFMRAKVMPKFEAKYGAYEAAA
- the hfq gene encoding RNA chaperone Hfq; translated protein: MSKGQTLQDPFLNSLRKERIPVSIFLVNGIKLQGHIESFDQYVVLLKNTVSQMVYKHAISTVVPARNPRPAGAPASAQGQGGFGGGQGQGGFGGQGFGGQGGFGGQGGFGGQGGFGGQGQGFGGQGGFGGQGGFGGQGQGFGGQGGFGGQSAGFDGEPKFEDAQDDENNR
- the miaA gene encoding tRNA (adenosine(37)-N6)-dimethylallyltransferase MiaA; amino-acid sequence: MSNQLPVINLMGPTASGKTALACALYEQGNFELISVDSALVYRDMDIGTAKPTKEELARYPHHLIDIISPLEVYSAAQFVDDASALIDDMHARGKTPVLVGGTILYFKALLEGLSSNLPSADYAVRAEIEARAERDGWEAVYAELCAADPLAGQKFKPSDRQRIIRALEVYQLTGEPITKLQAEQPKNLPYRYKFHNYALMPDRIELHKRIEKRLEIMWRIGFLNEVKNLMIKYDLDENLPSMRSVGYRQALEFLQNSEQSGEKQREMEDKALFATRQLAKRQYTWLRSLQERHKFTTYFTAEQAQEDLRNCYG